In Streptomyces sclerotialus, one genomic interval encodes:
- a CDS encoding EamA family transporter, which yields MVSVGLVIGGIISLQFGSSVAVMLFPRAGALGVVTLRLVVAALVLLVACRPKLRGYSRGDWATVVGFGVALAGMNSLFYVAIDRIPLGAAVTLEFLGPLILSIVTSRRALSLLWAAFALGGVALLGRAGFDGLNLLGAGCALAAGGLWAAYILLSARAGQRFPQADGLALAMTVAALLSLPLGVATSGAALLDPVTIGLGAAVAMMSSVLPYTLELLALRKLPASGFAVMMSLEPAAAATAGFLVLHQALGWAEIAAIAMVVLASVGAVRSASSGH from the coding sequence ATGGTGTCCGTGGGGCTGGTGATCGGCGGCATCATCTCGCTGCAGTTCGGCTCCTCGGTGGCGGTCATGCTCTTCCCGCGGGCCGGCGCGCTCGGCGTGGTCACCCTGCGCCTCGTCGTCGCGGCGCTGGTCCTGCTGGTGGCCTGCCGCCCGAAGCTGCGCGGCTACTCGCGTGGCGACTGGGCCACCGTGGTCGGCTTCGGCGTCGCGCTGGCCGGCATGAACTCGCTCTTCTACGTGGCGATCGACCGCATTCCGCTGGGCGCGGCGGTCACCCTGGAGTTCCTCGGCCCGCTGATCCTGTCGATCGTCACCTCGCGGCGCGCGCTGAGCCTGCTCTGGGCGGCCTTCGCGCTGGGCGGCGTCGCGCTGCTGGGCCGTGCGGGCTTCGACGGACTGAACCTGCTCGGCGCGGGGTGCGCGCTGGCGGCCGGCGGGCTGTGGGCGGCGTACATCCTGCTGTCGGCCCGCGCGGGACAGCGCTTCCCGCAGGCCGACGGGCTGGCGCTGGCGATGACCGTCGCGGCCCTCCTGAGCCTGCCGCTGGGCGTGGCGACCTCCGGGGCCGCGCTGCTCGACCCGGTCACCATCGGTCTGGGCGCGGCCGTCGCGATGATGTCCTCGGTCCTGCCGTACACCCTGGAGCTGCTGGCCCTGCGCAAGCTCCCGGCCTCCGGCTTCGCGGTGATGATGAGCCTGGAGCCGGCCGCGGCGGCTACGGCGGGCTTCCTGGTCCTCCATCAGGCGCTCGGCTGGGCGGAGATCGCCGCCATCGCCATGGTCGTCCTCGCCAGCGTCGGCGCCGTCCGCT